The following proteins are encoded in a genomic region of Cyclonatronum proteinivorum:
- a CDS encoding SLC13 family permease, translating into MRKKKKRFPDWTKTVVGLTLGAVGFLIPLLVQFDGLSFAGHLTLGIFLVAASFWMLEPIPIYATSMLVIFLQIVLLSTQGPLFQDSALPEFQLQAAEQEQVWRVPDTAVDGTTIWLRQNARSSEALDIEVVQSEGGFTFVRSEALSEGTTIVSDVNHKLVGYTPASYTLFLGTLASPIIILFLGGFMLAAAAVKYNLDKNLTNVLLKPFGQKPMFIILGLMLVTAVLSAFMSNTATTAMMMTVAIPIALQIDVKDKFRIILALSIPIAANLGGMATPIGTPPNAIVISALNQQGIELAFGTWMLIATPLVVVMLLVAWGLMRFFYPPTIESFKLELDSAFDKSPRAIMMYVVFALTVILWVTEAQHGIPSGMVAFLPIMGLTVSSVLEKEDIRKLPWEVLWLVAGGISLGLSMENTGLAVWLVSSISWDMLPQIMLLLVFGFVALMLSNFLSNTVTATLLIPLAVSMGTSGIAGEGFSLVISAVLIGMACNMAMLLPISTPPNAIAMSTGYIQTADMVKVGGIIGVIGLFVALAYAMLFWPAVLL; encoded by the coding sequence ATGAGAAAAAAGAAAAAACGTTTTCCCGACTGGACGAAAACAGTTGTTGGTCTTACCCTGGGAGCTGTCGGCTTCCTGATTCCCTTGCTGGTACAGTTTGACGGCCTGTCATTCGCAGGGCACCTTACGCTTGGCATTTTTCTGGTAGCTGCTTCCTTCTGGATGCTCGAGCCCATTCCGATTTACGCCACATCCATGCTGGTCATTTTTTTGCAGATTGTGCTGCTGAGCACACAAGGGCCCCTGTTTCAGGATTCAGCCCTGCCTGAATTCCAGCTTCAAGCCGCTGAACAGGAACAGGTCTGGCGCGTCCCGGATACGGCTGTTGACGGAACCACCATTTGGCTCAGACAAAACGCCCGCAGTTCAGAGGCACTGGATATTGAGGTCGTGCAATCTGAAGGCGGATTTACCTTTGTTCGCAGTGAGGCGCTGAGCGAAGGCACAACCATTGTTTCAGATGTAAACCACAAGCTTGTGGGCTACACGCCTGCTTCCTACACCCTGTTTCTGGGTACGCTTGCAAGTCCGATCATCATTCTCTTCCTGGGAGGGTTTATGCTGGCGGCAGCCGCGGTTAAGTATAATCTTGATAAGAACCTTACCAATGTGCTGCTCAAGCCTTTCGGGCAGAAGCCGATGTTCATCATTCTGGGTCTCATGCTGGTAACCGCCGTGCTTTCGGCTTTTATGAGCAACACCGCAACAACGGCCATGATGATGACAGTCGCCATCCCCATTGCGCTTCAGATTGATGTGAAAGACAAATTCCGGATTATTCTGGCGCTGAGCATTCCGATTGCGGCTAACCTTGGCGGTATGGCGACCCCTATCGGTACACCGCCCAACGCGATTGTGATCTCAGCCCTTAATCAGCAAGGTATTGAACTGGCTTTCGGTACATGGATGCTCATTGCTACCCCGCTGGTCGTGGTAATGCTGCTTGTCGCCTGGGGACTCATGCGCTTTTTCTATCCGCCCACCATCGAAAGCTTCAAACTCGAACTCGACAGCGCCTTCGATAAATCCCCCCGGGCAATTATGATGTATGTGGTATTTGCCCTGACCGTCATCTTGTGGGTCACGGAAGCGCAGCATGGTATTCCAAGCGGTATGGTAGCCTTCCTGCCGATTATGGGGCTCACGGTAAGTAGTGTACTGGAAAAAGAAGACATCCGGAAGCTTCCCTGGGAAGTGCTCTGGCTGGTTGCCGGAGGTATCTCACTTGGTCTATCGATGGAAAACACCGGCCTGGCCGTATGGCTGGTTTCGAGCATCAGCTGGGATATGCTGCCGCAGATTATGTTGCTGCTGGTGTTCGGGTTTGTTGCACTTATGCTCTCGAATTTCCTAAGCAATACGGTTACCGCAACCCTGCTTATACCGCTGGCGGTGAGTATGGGAACATCCGGAATTGCCGGTGAAGGCTTCAGCCTGGTTATTTCAGCCGTCCTGATTGGCATGGCGTGTAACATGGCGATGCTGCTTCCGATTTCTACACCCCCTAATGCCATTGCCATGAGTACAGGCTATATTCAGACAGCCGATATGGTGAAAGTAGGTGGTATCATCGGGGTGATTGGCCTGTTTGTCGCACTTGCCTATGCGATGCTGTTCTGGCCTGCTGTTCTTTTATAA
- a CDS encoding peptidoglycan DD-metalloendopeptidase family protein has protein sequence MHALISVRALSFTFILSSVMLLSCFPEAKQPLPEEIQVTTELASLPAEPIRMDSFGLPEELFEVTERRVRNGETLSAMLAPFGLGSQRVHEIVQASQDVFNVRRINSGRPVHFYVNPETEELSFFVYESSNREYVVFDLSDEVSVHVSSREITRKTRHISGEINGSLYVSLTEQGGSPALVSALAQVYAWQVDFYRIQRGDSFTVVYEQLYIDDEPVGIGRIKTAHMNHRGTDYYAVFFDQGDTGHGTYFDLEGNSLQKAFLRAPLDYTRISSRFTNRRYHPILQRNMPHHGTDYAAPVGTPIRAVGDGVITHAAFDRNNGNYIRIRHNSVYETGYLHMSRMAAGMRRGTTVRQGQVIGYVGATGLATGPHLCFRFWQNGQPVDPYRVEMPPSEPVEPRYRFQFTAAKHAALVQLFPEKHLHGPQLHLAAADLLQHPAALQSLVLVQ, from the coding sequence ATGCACGCCTTGATTTCTGTTCGTGCCCTTTCTTTTACATTTATCCTTTCATCTGTGATGCTTCTGTCGTGCTTTCCGGAAGCCAAGCAACCGTTACCCGAGGAGATACAGGTAACCACCGAGCTGGCTTCCCTCCCCGCGGAACCAATCAGGATGGACTCTTTCGGGCTACCGGAAGAACTTTTTGAAGTCACCGAGCGACGTGTCCGGAACGGCGAAACCCTGTCAGCTATGCTTGCACCCTTCGGACTTGGGAGTCAGCGGGTACACGAAATCGTGCAGGCTTCGCAGGATGTTTTTAATGTGAGGCGTATCAACTCAGGCAGACCGGTTCATTTTTATGTGAATCCTGAAACCGAAGAGCTTTCCTTTTTTGTCTATGAAAGCAGCAATCGGGAGTATGTCGTTTTTGACCTGAGTGATGAAGTTTCCGTGCATGTGAGCAGCCGGGAGATCACCCGCAAAACACGGCACATCTCTGGTGAAATCAACGGCTCTCTGTACGTATCTCTGACGGAACAGGGCGGAAGTCCGGCACTGGTTTCGGCGCTTGCACAGGTTTATGCCTGGCAGGTAGATTTTTACCGGATTCAGCGCGGCGACAGCTTCACTGTGGTTTATGAACAGCTTTATATTGATGATGAGCCTGTTGGAATCGGCCGCATCAAAACGGCACACATGAACCACCGCGGGACCGATTATTATGCAGTCTTCTTTGATCAGGGCGACACCGGACACGGAACTTATTTTGATCTGGAAGGCAACTCCCTTCAGAAAGCTTTTTTGCGTGCTCCGCTTGATTACACCCGCATCAGTTCCCGGTTTACGAACCGCCGCTATCATCCGATTCTGCAGCGGAACATGCCGCATCATGGTACCGATTACGCAGCGCCGGTTGGCACGCCCATCCGCGCGGTTGGTGATGGCGTGATTACGCACGCGGCCTTTGACCGTAACAACGGGAACTACATCCGGATACGGCATAACAGCGTGTACGAAACCGGATATCTGCACATGAGCCGCATGGCTGCCGGCATGAGACGCGGCACAACCGTACGGCAGGGTCAGGTTATCGGCTACGTTGGCGCGACCGGGCTTGCTACCGGGCCCCACCTGTGTTTCCGCTTCTGGCAAAATGGTCAGCCGGTTGATCCCTATCGTGTAGAAATGCCGCCATCCGAGCCGGTTGAGCCGCGCTACCGCTTTCAGTTTACCGCGGCGAAGCACGCGGCCCTTGTACAGCTTTTCCCGGAGAAACACCTGCACGGCCCGCAACTGCACCTTGCCGCTGCTGACCTGCTGCAACATCCGGCTGCCCTTCAGTCTCTGGTTTTAGTTCAGTAA
- a CDS encoding peroxiredoxin family protein, protein MEQVSKTNKINLLYSLFLVACTVCLLAITAPSQQVYAQSDTIVNFTLEDLDGNRHSLQQYLDKGPVYISFFAMWCQPCLHKLRTLRPIWDAYREAGFTLLVINTDTPNSLSRVESYWRSQRYDMPLLLDPSAQVFERLNGRSLPYALMVAQDGTIVQVDSGFLPGDERKIEDLVQQLIAAE, encoded by the coding sequence ATGGAACAGGTAAGCAAAACCAATAAAATCAATCTATTATACAGTTTATTTTTAGTGGCTTGTACGGTTTGCCTGCTTGCCATTACGGCTCCTTCGCAACAGGTGTATGCACAGTCTGATACAATTGTAAACTTTACCTTGGAAGATCTTGATGGTAATCGCCATAGTTTACAGCAGTATTTGGATAAAGGTCCGGTTTACATCAGTTTCTTTGCCATGTGGTGTCAGCCGTGTCTGCACAAACTGCGTACCCTCAGGCCGATTTGGGATGCCTACCGTGAAGCAGGCTTCACCCTTCTTGTCATCAATACAGATACCCCAAACAGCCTGTCGCGGGTTGAGTCGTACTGGCGGAGTCAGCGCTACGACATGCCACTTTTGCTCGATCCGAGCGCGCAGGTGTTCGAGCGTCTCAACGGCAGAAGCCTGCCCTATGCGCTTATGGTAGCGCAGGATGGCACCATTGTTCAGGTTGATTCCGGATTCCTGCCCGGTGACGAGCGCAAAATCGAAGACCTGGTTCAGCAGCTTATAGCGGCTGAGTAA
- a CDS encoding response regulator: MSTIYILCVEDEPEVLDVVVRDLAALEDTFPIEMAISAEEAREIIKEIEENGDKVGLAICDHVMPGDKGVELMIEMQNEAFTERTRKVLLTGQAGLDATIEAVNHARLNRYIAKPWDPDNLVKIAIDELTTFVIESEKNLLPYMSTLDARRLQEAIRARGSVSDY, encoded by the coding sequence ATGTCAACAATCTATATTCTATGTGTCGAAGACGAGCCCGAAGTGCTCGATGTGGTTGTTCGTGATCTTGCCGCGCTGGAAGATACTTTCCCCATTGAAATGGCTATTTCAGCGGAGGAGGCGCGTGAGATTATTAAGGAAATCGAAGAGAATGGCGATAAGGTCGGGCTGGCTATCTGTGATCACGTGATGCCCGGCGATAAGGGTGTTGAGCTTATGATCGAGATGCAGAACGAGGCTTTCACGGAGCGGACCCGGAAAGTACTGCTGACCGGTCAGGCAGGATTGGATGCAACCATAGAGGCCGTAAACCATGCCCGCCTTAACCGTTACATTGCTAAGCCGTGGGATCCGGATAATCTGGTCAAAATTGCCATCGATGAGCTTACAACTTTCGTGATTGAGTCCGAAAAAAATCTGCTGCCGTACATGAGCACGCTCGATGCGCGCAGGCTACAGGAAGCCATTCGTGCAAGAGGCAGCGTTTCTGATTACTGA
- a CDS encoding sensor histidine kinase, whose translation MANDERRMQILRNSRDQVLGQMDRIEYGAAGRRMDKDAFVKTIKELLPGSELLSRHHQTYEKGEIILRENQDNRRLFVILSGSVNQLKKLDDIDIAIDLQGPGDFMGLLSFTTGQPVFTTARANTQVEVLRVGQSSLDKIQDGYPEISKIIQRLIFYNLSERYRRVVTLHMEVAQLSRELEKERNNLRNTITELEQTRNLLINQEKMATLGELTAGLAHEINNPASALLRSVDYLTRVLPEMAEQAGALPDTGLVRAFLEAGLAREMQSTGDQRNKMREIQKKYPHLSRSVVRDMAELSNEMLEKIEPYANNSEKPLSLRLLLDSHQAGVFLGSIKLSTGRIGHLVKSLKSYSRDSRAEPEVADIRLGIQETLMIIGNRLRDVDVTVNLPEIPMVRCYVGELNQVWTNIIINACDAMEDTGKLYINCGTAAGDMVWVTIADDGPGVPDNLKAKIFDSSFTTKTAGGEFGLGIGLAITRSIIQKHSGTISVRDRMGGGAEFIIHLPAYKK comes from the coding sequence ATGGCAAATGATGAACGCAGGATGCAGATTCTGAGAAATTCCAGGGATCAGGTATTGGGTCAGATGGACCGTATCGAATACGGGGCTGCGGGCCGTCGTATGGACAAAGACGCTTTCGTGAAGACGATTAAAGAGCTGCTGCCGGGTTCAGAACTGCTTTCCAGACATCATCAAACCTATGAAAAAGGCGAAATTATTCTGCGTGAAAACCAGGATAACCGACGGCTTTTTGTAATCCTGTCCGGCTCCGTCAATCAGCTCAAAAAGCTGGATGACATTGATATTGCCATAGACTTGCAGGGCCCCGGTGATTTTATGGGGCTGCTTTCCTTCACAACGGGACAGCCCGTTTTTACCACGGCCCGTGCCAACACGCAGGTAGAAGTTCTTCGGGTCGGACAGTCTTCCCTTGACAAAATTCAGGATGGTTACCCGGAGATCAGTAAAATTATCCAAAGGCTGATTTTTTATAACCTGAGCGAGCGGTACCGAAGGGTTGTGACCCTGCACATGGAAGTCGCGCAACTTTCGCGTGAGCTGGAAAAGGAGCGGAACAACCTGCGCAACACCATCACCGAACTGGAGCAAACCCGGAACCTGCTCATCAATCAGGAAAAAATGGCCACCCTTGGAGAGCTTACGGCCGGTCTTGCGCATGAAATCAACAACCCGGCCTCTGCCTTGCTCAGGTCGGTCGATTACCTGACCCGCGTGCTGCCCGAAATGGCCGAACAGGCCGGAGCGCTGCCCGATACCGGCCTCGTCCGCGCTTTCCTGGAAGCCGGCCTTGCCCGCGAGATGCAGTCCACCGGTGATCAGCGCAACAAAATGCGGGAAATACAGAAAAAATATCCGCACCTCAGCCGCTCTGTTGTCCGTGATATGGCCGAGCTTAGCAATGAAATGCTCGAAAAAATTGAGCCTTATGCCAATAACAGCGAAAAACCACTCTCGCTCCGCCTGCTGCTGGACAGCCATCAGGCCGGGGTTTTTCTGGGAAGTATCAAGCTATCGACCGGCAGAATCGGACATTTGGTCAAGAGCCTGAAAAGCTACAGCCGGGACTCTCGTGCCGAGCCCGAAGTTGCGGATATCCGCCTTGGTATTCAGGAAACCCTCATGATTATTGGCAACCGTCTGCGCGATGTGGATGTGACGGTCAACCTGCCGGAGATCCCGATGGTGCGCTGTTATGTCGGCGAGCTCAATCAGGTGTGGACCAACATCATTATCAATGCCTGTGATGCGATGGAAGACACCGGTAAACTCTACATCAACTGCGGTACCGCTGCCGGTGATATGGTCTGGGTTACGATCGCTGATGACGGTCCCGGCGTGCCCGACAACCTCAAAGCAAAAATTTTTGACTCCAGCTTCACGACCAAAACTGCGGGCGGAGAATTCGGGCTGGGCATTGGACTCGCCATTACCCGTAGTATCATCCAAAAGCACAGCGGAACCATTAGCGTAAGAGACCGCATGGGTGGCGGCGCCGAATTCATCATTCATTTGCCCGCATACAAGAAATAA
- a CDS encoding Omp28-related outer membrane protein, with protein sequence MKKLSTILIVAALTLFFTAVLSQQAQANDNRHVMVEIFTSTTCPPCLPAAVGFDNWLSNFEHADRVSVIKYPVWWPGSGCIFYHQNPTPVNPRVSFYGANAAPTGVVDGTPLGSTWTSWRNAIQNRVSVAAPMDMSMVAVLNNGSVDVTVNMTRLPGADWPAQGLSLRLAIVERNIAYNGPNGSTNQDFVHRDMINGAVGVPVELTAGQTVTVSYNHDLNESWDTDNLKVVAFVQPTTNSPSRAVLQSAMVPVLSELVVGVPTLMEPANDAENVSFTDLSFSWSAASAATTYDIQVSASQDFQNNAVEFDGLSGTSVVVSELVPETTYFWRVRGINSNEGLVGDWSSVSSFTTIMAAPATEPTLLQPSNGTEVTSQFITLQWAAVESAASYDVEVAENSAFSNPVVSRTGITQLNTTISGLEEATTYYWRVRGVNIGGSGVWSEAFTFSTPTPTSTGPETDLPRVISLNQNYPNPFNPVTNISFELPETAEINLSVFTLEGRRVAVLADGTYSAGTHTLSFDAAALSSGTYIYRLETAGQSFTRLMTLVK encoded by the coding sequence ATGAAGAAGCTCTCTACAATTCTGATTGTTGCTGCCCTTACGCTGTTTTTTACAGCTGTACTGTCGCAGCAGGCTCAGGCCAATGACAACCGTCATGTAATGGTCGAGATTTTTACCTCAACAACCTGTCCGCCCTGTTTACCTGCCGCGGTAGGTTTTGACAACTGGCTTAGTAATTTCGAACACGCTGACCGCGTAAGTGTGATCAAGTATCCCGTTTGGTGGCCCGGCAGTGGTTGTATTTTCTATCATCAGAATCCAACCCCTGTAAACCCGCGTGTTTCCTTTTACGGTGCGAATGCCGCCCCAACCGGGGTGGTTGACGGTACGCCGCTTGGCAGCACATGGACAAGCTGGCGGAACGCCATTCAGAATCGCGTATCCGTTGCGGCACCTATGGATATGAGTATGGTAGCGGTTCTGAACAACGGTAGTGTTGATGTTACGGTAAACATGACCCGCCTCCCCGGTGCGGACTGGCCCGCTCAGGGACTCTCCCTGCGATTGGCTATTGTTGAGCGCAACATTGCCTACAACGGACCTAACGGCTCCACAAACCAGGATTTTGTACATCGTGATATGATTAACGGTGCCGTGGGCGTGCCCGTTGAGCTCACAGCAGGTCAAACAGTGACTGTCTCGTACAACCACGATCTGAACGAGAGCTGGGATACTGATAACCTCAAGGTTGTCGCATTTGTACAGCCAACAACCAACAGCCCAAGCCGTGCCGTTCTGCAATCTGCTATGGTTCCCGTGCTTAGCGAGCTCGTCGTTGGCGTACCCACCCTGATGGAGCCCGCTAATGATGCGGAAAACGTCTCCTTCACTGACCTTTCGTTCTCCTGGTCGGCTGCCTCTGCCGCAACAACCTACGATATTCAGGTCTCCGCTTCACAGGATTTCCAGAACAACGCAGTTGAATTCGACGGACTCAGCGGCACCTCTGTAGTGGTATCAGAGCTCGTTCCGGAAACAACCTATTTCTGGCGTGTGCGCGGCATCAACAGCAATGAAGGTCTTGTTGGCGACTGGTCCTCCGTTTCATCATTTACGACCATCATGGCTGCCCCGGCTACAGAACCTACCCTCCTGCAGCCTTCCAACGGCACAGAAGTTACCTCGCAGTTTATCACCCTGCAATGGGCAGCGGTTGAGTCAGCTGCAAGCTACGATGTGGAAGTTGCCGAAAACAGCGCATTCAGCAATCCGGTCGTGAGCCGTACAGGCATCACGCAGCTGAACACAACCATATCAGGGCTCGAAGAAGCCACAACCTACTACTGGCGCGTTCGTGGGGTAAACATTGGCGGGTCAGGCGTATGGTCCGAGGCTTTCACCTTCAGTACCCCAACCCCGACCTCTACCGGACCAGAGACGGATTTGCCGCGCGTAATATCACTCAATCAGAACTACCCCAACCCGTTCAACCCGGTCACCAACATCTCCTTCGAGCTGCCCGAAACAGCTGAGATAAATCTCAGCGTATTCACACTGGAAGGCCGCCGGGTAGCAGTTCTGGCTGACGGAACCTACAGCGCAGGCACACACACCCTCAGCTTCGACGCTGCGGCCCTGTCAAGCGGTACCTACATCTACCGCCTCGAAACGGCCGGACAAAGCTTCACCCGACTAATGACCCTCGTGAAGTAA
- a CDS encoding DUF6029 family protein, with protein MNQLRRVICSVLLITLYTVTFTQAQQVQVSVNNIVNYGFGEEVQNLGMDKAEKEYLENFTDVRILADNVIIGFRLELSDPAEYGPDFSGIRRRFIGYQRDGLDVRIGDLFALHNRGMSLNLFEDRVIRYDTSLDGIRATYEHDLFRVKALAGTINYLEHLTFDDPGGIREENYRLRSAALELRPQQRLRIGGSYTYADGTMPSLFSEEPDQAEIFIPEGYVSFRFPFARVTAGYNYRTLRLIDFADTTSTTGGGFYAAVNHSGPGYGVTFEYKNYRYDEVDPFARAGDPLRNTRMSPFQSPPIAHKEHSYSLMTRDPHLVNFEDEVGFFLEAFYSPTYNITLNSSIAMASLHNSWLWDEEDFEFFKKEEGPTWLPGRADARDPYWEYYGHIEYLFPDFMSYVKVAYNHRNRLFYQALAPEFSQRVFANTFAIDAQYAFSPRWSVKVISEHQFVRDTQYGDDSDYYSQMLSLQIARSPDFSFGGRIETTTSEFDPSGEKFWYTAEGSWRIGNTHTVMASYGRERGGFVCTNGVCRFVNAFTGMRLSLISSF; from the coding sequence ATGAATCAGTTACGGCGGGTCATTTGCTCTGTACTTCTCATTACACTTTACACAGTTACCTTTACGCAGGCACAGCAGGTTCAGGTCTCGGTAAATAATATCGTCAATTACGGTTTCGGCGAAGAAGTCCAGAACCTCGGTATGGACAAAGCCGAAAAGGAATACTTAGAGAACTTCACGGATGTGCGCATTTTAGCGGATAATGTGATCATCGGCTTTCGGCTTGAACTAAGCGATCCGGCAGAATACGGACCCGATTTCTCTGGTATCAGGCGCCGTTTCATAGGTTATCAGCGGGATGGCCTCGATGTGCGAATCGGCGATTTATTCGCACTCCACAACCGCGGTATGTCGCTGAATCTTTTCGAAGACCGCGTAATCCGGTATGATACCAGCCTCGACGGGATACGCGCCACTTACGAACACGACTTGTTTCGGGTGAAAGCACTCGCGGGTACTATCAACTACCTTGAACATCTCACCTTCGACGATCCCGGTGGTATCCGGGAGGAAAACTACCGGCTCCGCTCTGCAGCGCTTGAGCTTCGTCCGCAGCAGCGGCTTCGCATAGGCGGATCTTATACCTATGCTGATGGTACTATGCCGTCCCTGTTTTCTGAAGAACCTGATCAGGCAGAAATTTTTATACCCGAAGGGTACGTCAGCTTCAGGTTCCCCTTCGCACGGGTGACAGCGGGCTACAACTACAGAACCCTCCGGCTCATTGATTTTGCCGATACCACAAGCACAACCGGTGGAGGTTTTTACGCTGCGGTAAATCATAGCGGACCCGGCTATGGCGTTACCTTTGAATACAAGAACTACAGGTATGATGAGGTTGATCCGTTTGCGCGTGCCGGCGACCCGCTTCGCAATACCCGCATGAGCCCGTTTCAAAGTCCGCCCATTGCGCACAAAGAACACTCCTACAGTCTGATGACGCGCGACCCGCACCTTGTTAATTTTGAAGATGAAGTAGGCTTTTTCCTCGAAGCCTTTTATTCCCCAACCTACAACATCACCCTAAACAGCAGTATTGCGATGGCTTCGCTGCACAACAGCTGGCTGTGGGATGAAGAAGATTTTGAATTCTTCAAAAAAGAAGAAGGTCCGACCTGGCTGCCGGGCCGCGCCGATGCCCGTGATCCTTACTGGGAATACTACGGACACATCGAATACCTCTTCCCGGATTTTATGTCGTATGTGAAGGTCGCCTATAATCACCGCAACCGCTTGTTTTATCAGGCACTCGCTCCGGAATTCAGTCAGCGGGTATTCGCCAACACCTTCGCAATCGACGCGCAGTATGCCTTTTCGCCGCGATGGAGTGTGAAAGTAATTTCTGAGCATCAGTTCGTGCGCGACACGCAATATGGCGACGACAGCGACTACTACAGCCAAATGCTCTCCCTGCAGATTGCGCGTTCCCCTGATTTCTCTTTCGGGGGCCGGATTGAAACAACCACCAGCGAATTCGATCCCAGCGGAGAAAAATTCTGGTACACGGCCGAGGGCTCCTGGCGCATTGGCAACACCCACACGGTGATGGCAAGTTACGGCAGAGAGCGAGGCGGTTTCGTATGCACCAACGGTGTGTGCCGCTTCGTCAACGCTTTCACGGGCATGCGGCTCAGCCTGATCAGCTCATTCTGA